The segment CCAGTAATCCTAGAGATGGCTGGCATGCACTAAGGTTGGCCTGCTTCGCTAGACTAGTCGCCATTAAAGAAACTTCTAGAAGACTGAATCCCATGGCTGTTACCGAACAAGCGCTGCTGAGCGCATTCGCCGGCGTGCTCGATCCGCACACAGGCAAGGACTTTGTGAGCGCCCGTGCTCTGCGCAATCTGCAGATCACTGGTGACGACGTCTCGTTTGATGTGGAAATGGGCTACCCAGCCAAGAGTCTGCATGCCGGCTTGCGCAGTGCATTCATCGCTGCAGCCAAGGCGGTTGATGGCGTGGGCAATGTCTCGGTCAACATCACCACCAAGGTGGCATCGCACGCCGTTCAGCGCGGTGTGCAACTGCTACCCGGTGTGAAGAATATTATTGCTATCTCGTCCGGCAAGGGCGGCGTGGGCAAGAGCACGACCACAGCCAATCTGGCGCTGGCGCTGGCTGCCGAAGGTGCCCGCGTAGGCATTTTGGATGCCGATATTTACGGCCCCAGCCAGCCCATGATGATGGGCGTGTCCGGCAAGCCGCCAAGCCAAGACGGCAAGACCATGGACCCGCTGCAAAACCACGGCGTGCAAGTCATGTCGATTGGTTTGCTGGTCAACAACGACCAAGCCATGATCTGGCGCGGCCCTATGGCCACGCAAGCGCTGGAGCAAATGCTGCGCCAAACCAATTGGGACAATCTGGACTATTTGCTGATCGACATGCCACCCGGCACGGGCGACATCCAGCTGACGCTGGCGCAAAAGGTGCCTATGACCGGTGCCGTGGTTGTGACCACGCCGCAAGACATCGCGCTGATCGATGCCAAAAAGGGCATTCAGATGTTTGAGAAGGTGGGTGTGCCCATTCTCGGCTTGGTCGAAAACATGGCCGCTCACGTCTGCACCAACTGCGGCCACATTGAGCATATTTTTGGCGCAGATGGCGGCAAGAAGATGGCTGGCGAGCAGAACATCGACTATCTGGGCGCATTGCCCTTGTCGCTGCAAATTCGTCTGCAAGCCGATAGCGGAACGCCCACGGTGGTGGCTGAACCTGAGAGCGAAGCCGCACTGCTGTACAAAAAGGTCGCCCGCGATCTGGCAGTAAAAGTGGCTTTGAAGGCCAAGGACTTCTCCAGCAAGTTCCCAACCATCACTGTCAGCAGCAAGACCTGACCTAAGCCCTGATCTTGATGAG is part of the Comamonas sp. Y33R10-2 genome and harbors:
- the apbC gene encoding iron-sulfur cluster carrier protein ApbC, with the protein product MAVTEQALLSAFAGVLDPHTGKDFVSARALRNLQITGDDVSFDVEMGYPAKSLHAGLRSAFIAAAKAVDGVGNVSVNITTKVASHAVQRGVQLLPGVKNIIAISSGKGGVGKSTTTANLALALAAEGARVGILDADIYGPSQPMMMGVSGKPPSQDGKTMDPLQNHGVQVMSIGLLVNNDQAMIWRGPMATQALEQMLRQTNWDNLDYLLIDMPPGTGDIQLTLAQKVPMTGAVVVTTPQDIALIDAKKGIQMFEKVGVPILGLVENMAAHVCTNCGHIEHIFGADGGKKMAGEQNIDYLGALPLSLQIRLQADSGTPTVVAEPESEAALLYKKVARDLAVKVALKAKDFSSKFPTITVSSKT